From the genome of Bubalus bubalis isolate 160015118507 breed Murrah chromosome 2, NDDB_SH_1, whole genome shotgun sequence, one region includes:
- the ATP5MC3 gene encoding ATP synthase F(0) complex subunit C3, mitochondrial: MFACAKLACTPALIRAGSRVAYRPISASVLSRPETRTGEGSTVFNGTQNGVSQLIQREFQTTAVNRDIDTAAKFIGAGAATVGVAGSGAGIGTVFGSLIIGYARNPSLKQQLFSYAILGFALSEAMGLFCLMVAFLILFAM; encoded by the exons ATGTTCGCCTGCGCCAAGCTTGCCTGCACCCCAGCTCTG ATCAGAGCTGGATCCAGAGTTGCATACAGACCAATTTCTGCATCAGTGTTATCTCGACCAGAGACTAGGACTGGAGAG GGCTCTACGGTATTTAATGGCACCCAGAATGGTGTGTCTCAGTTAATCCAAAGGGAGTTTCAGACCACTGCGGTCAACAGAGACATTGATACTGCAGCCAAATTTATCGGTGCGGGTGCTGCCACAGTAGGAGTGGCTGGTTCTGGTGCTGGTATTGGAACAGTCTTTGGCAGTCTCATCATTGGTTATGCCAG AAACCCTTCACTGAAGCAGCAGCTGTTCTCATATGCTATCCTGGGATTTGCCTTGTCTGAAGCTATGGGTCTCTTTTGTTTGATGGTTGCTTTCTTGATTTTGTTTGCCATGTAA